The Sphaerisporangium siamense genome includes the window TCACGGGGCTCTACCTGGCGTATGGGCGGTCCTCGAAGGACTGATGGCTCAGGATGGACCTGTGGACGCCTGGACCGTCGCTGAGGCTGCCGAGCAACTCGATCCGCACATGTGCCCGGAGGAGATCCGTGCGATGATCGCCGTCCTCGGGATCAAGCCATGTGGGAGCAGACGAACAGGCACGCGCGGTCGACCCTGCCCAACTTATGATGCGACGGCGCTGCAGGTGGCACACGCCGTGGTGATGCGCGGCCGTGTTGACCTTGGAACATTTTCAGCCGCATAATTCGTGTCAGGAGAGGTGTCTGTGAAGCCCGGTCAAACCGGGCTTTTCGCGTCTTAGGGGGCGCGGCTTGCCCACCAAGCCCTCCTCGCGCTGCCCTGAATGCCACCATCTGCACAGGGGAACGGGCACGTGCAACGCCTGCCGCATGCGAGCCCGGGCTCAGCGCCGGCCAGGACTCAGCGCAGACCAGATGCGCAGAGCTGCGACCGTACGGGCATGGCGCGCCCGCTACGGAAACTGGTGCCCCGGATACGGCGTGCCCGCCCACCCAGCACGCGACCTCACCGCCGACCACATCACAGCCGTGGCCGCAGGCGGGCGTGAGGACGGTCCGCTCACCGTGCTGTGCGTCTCCTGCAACGCGAGGAAAGGAACACGGCCCACCTGACCGCGTTTCCGCAGGTCAGAGGCCCCCCGGGGTACTTTCCCAGGTCAGAGGCCCTATGCCATGACCGCGCCCTAGGTGCATTTTTTGCGGCTCAACTCCGGAGCCCCCTCTTGATCGTGAGGAGCTGATGATGGCCGCTCCCAAGCCCAAGCCGCCGGCGCTGAAGCTGATCGAGGGCCGCGCGCCGGGCCGGGACTCGGGCGGCCGGTCGGTGAAGCCGTCGCCGGGGTTCGTGCGCCTGCCTCCGGATGCGCCGGACTGGTTGCCTGAGGAGGCGCGAGCGGAGTGGGAGCGGGTGGTGCCGGAGCTCGCGCGGCTCCAGCTCACCAAGCCGGTGGACCGGGCCGCGCTCACGGCGTACGTGCTGACGTGGGACCGGCTGGTGCGCGCGCAGAAGGAGATGCTCGCCGACGGCGGGTCGGTGCTCGGCAGGAACAGCCAGGGCCGGGTGCGGCATCCGGCGGTCGCGGTGATCGAGGCCGCGTCGAAGGAACTCAGGAGCTGGTGCGCCGAGTTCGGGTTCACGCCGTCCGCTGAGAACCGCCTGAGCACCCCGGAGGCGGACGATGGCGAGGAAGACAACCCGTTCGCCTGAGGTCCAGCTTCCGCCGCAGGAGGAGCTGAAGCGGCTCAAGCTGTCGCCCGAGGTCGCGCACTACCTGATCACGAGGGGCATCCCGCTCCCGACCTGCCCTCCGCTGTTCAAGACACCCGAGCCCGGCGAGCTACTGGCCACGGCGCGGTTCGACGGCGAGCGCGTCGACAAGGTGATCGCCGCGTTCCGCCGGTTGCGGCACACCCAGGGCCAGTGGGCGGGCCGGCCGCTGAATCCGGATCCCTGGCAGGTGGCCTACATCCTGGCGCCGGTTTTCGGGTGGGTGAAGCGGAATCGGGCCCGGCGGTGGGTGCGGGTCGTCCGGGTGCTGTACGTCGAGGTGCCCCGCAAGAACGGGAAGACGACGACGTGCGGCGGGATCGCGATCTATCTGACGGCGGCCGATGGCGAGCAGGGTGCCCAGGTGGTCGCGGCGGCGACGACGGCGGATCAGGCGAACTTCGTGTTCGCCCCGATCAAGCAGATCGCGGAGCGGTCGCCGGCGCTGAAGCCATACGTGAAGGCCCTCGCCAAGAAGATCATTCATAAGGCGACTGGGTCGTACTTCGCCGTGGTGTCTTCGGCGGCCGATGCCCAGCACGGCGCGAACATCCACGGCGCGGTGGTCGACGAGCTCCACCTGCACAAGTCGCCGGAGCTGGTCGAGGCGATCGAGACGGGCACCGGCTCACGTGAGCAGCCGCTCGTCGCGAAGATCACCACGGCGGACGACGGCAAGCCGAACACCATCTACGCGCGGACGCGCAAGCGCATCGAGGAGCTCGCGCGGCGCGTCATCAAGCATCCGGCCACCTACGGCGTGGTGTTCGCCGCGGCCGAGTCCGAGGAGCATCTGCGCGAGCTCGGACTGGACCCGTTCGGCACCGAGGCGATGCGGCGGGCCAACCCCGGGTTCGGGATCTCGCCGACCCAGGAGTACCTGGAGACCAAGGCGAGCGAGGCTCGCCAGGACCCGGCGGCGCTCGCGACGTACCTGCGGCTGCATCTGGGGATCCGGACCAAGCAGGTCACCAAGTACATCGCTCTGTCGGACTGGGACACCTCGGCGGGACTGGTCGATGAGGCGGCCCTGGCCGGCCGGAGGGCGCACGGCGGCCTGGACCTCAGCAATGTCGAGGACATCACGGCCTTGTGCTGGGTCTTCCCGGAGGCGGGCGGGGACTCCTACCAGGTGGTGTGGCGGTTCTGGCTTCCCGAGGACCAGTTGAAGGTCTTGAACAAGCGAACCGCCGGCTCGGCTGAGGTCTGGGCCCGTGAGGGCTGGTTGAAGCTGACCCCGGGCAACGTGATCGACAATGACGCGATCGTCAAGCAGATCGACGAGGACGCCCAGAAGTTCCGGGTCGTGACGGTGGGCTATGACCGGTGGGGCGCCACCGATGTGGTGCGCCGGCTCGGGGACGGCGGCTTGACGTGCGTGCCCATCTCACAGGGCATCGCGTCCATGAACGAGCCGCTGAAGAGCACGCTGCGCCTGGTCAAGGGCGGCCGGTTGCTACACGGCGGGAACCCGGTCATGCGGTGGATGGTCGACAACCTCGCCGTGGTCAGCGACTCCTCGGGGAACGTGAAGCCGGACAAGGCCAACAGCGGAGACAAGATCGACGGCGTCTCGGCCCTGATGAACGCGCTGAAGGAAGCCATGGCCGTACAGGAGGCCGAGAAGGCGCCGCCGGCGACCGCGCCGGCCCCGCCGCCGGGCGATGACCGCAACCTGTGGAGGCCGTCGGAGCGGCTGACCATCTGACCATCTGAGGAGGACCCCCGATGATCGTGTCTTTCCGCCTGCCGCGGATCTCCCTCGGCACGGCCTCCAACCTGGTGGGCCTGCTCGGCCTGGCCGCCATCGCCGTGGCGGTCGGCGGGCTGACGGGGTCGGCGTGGTGGGCGGTCCTTGTGGGCGGAGTGGAGGCGCTCGGGGTCGCCTACCTGGCCGGGATCAGCGCGCAGGCCGCCGAGCCGATTCGAGGTCAGGCTGAGCCTGACCTTCCGCGCCGGGCTACCGCGAAGGCGGCCTGAACCCCGTGACCCGCGCCGGAACCCCTGACAGGCTCGTGAGGCCGCGATGAGGTCGATCTTCGTGCCGCCGCGGCGCGCGGTCGAAGCCACCCCGGCACAGCTGGTGGCATCGGGGGCCTCGGGCGGGTACGGCACAGACCCGGTCGACGGCGATTACGGATGGCGGCGCGCGGGCACCGCGGGGCGCGAGGTGCCGTATTGGACCCAGGAGCGCGCCCGCCAGTACTCGGTGGCGGCCTACCGCACCAACCCCATGGCGCGGGCCGTGATCGACACCTACACCGCGTTCTGCGTGGGGGACAAGGGCGTCACCTTCCAGGCGAACAACCCCGCGGTCCGCGGCGTGGTCGAGGAGTTCTGGAGCGACCCGCGCAACAACCTCGCGGGCATTCAGGAGATCTTCCTGCGCGATCAGCTGATCATGGGGGAGACGCTCCTGGAGCTCATGCGCGGCCAGACCTCGGGCGTGGTGCGGTACTCGCCGGTGGACACCACCGGCGTCACGGACGTGACCCTCGTGGCGGGCAACCCGCTGTGGCCCGACGAGGTCGTGATCGGCCTGGCGGACGGCACCGAGAAGCGGCTGAAGGTTGCCGCGGTCGACGACGGCACCGGGCTGCGCGACGGGGCGGCGCAATGGTGGACGCCGTTCAAGACGTTGATCACCGACCGGCGCAGCATGCCGTTCATGATGCCGATCCTCGACTGGCTGGACAGCTACGACAACGTCCTGTCCAACCTGATCGACCGCACCGCGCTCGGTCGCTACCTGGTGTGGGACGTCACCGTGAGCGGCGGCCAGACCGAGGTGGATGAGTTCATCGCCGCCCGGGGTGGCACCCACGTGCCCCGGTCGGGGTCGGTCGAGGTGCACAACGAGTCGGTCACCTGGGAGGCCAAGACCGCCAACACCGGCAGCTACGAGGACACCAACGCCGCGCGCAACGTGCTCACCCTGGTGTCGGCGGGTGCCGGGCTCGCCAAGACGTGGCTGGCCGAGCCGGAGGACGCCAACCGCGCCACCTCGCTGACCATGGCCGAGCCGGTGCGCCGGCGCGTGCAGGGTGTCCAGCGGCAGTGGCTGGGCTACCAGACCGAGCTGACGCGGTACGCGGTGGACCGGGCCGTGGCCGCGCGCCGGCTCCCGCGCACGGTGCAGGCGTCCGACCCGCGCACGGGAGAGACCTACCAGATCCCGGCGGCCATGGCGGTGACGGTGACCGGGCCCGAGGTGGCCGCGGCCGATGCCGAGCTGACGGCCAACGTCCTGCTCAACCTGTCCACCGGCCTGGAGAAGCTCGTGGCATCCGGCGTGCTGACCCGCGAGGCCGCCGGCGTCGCCGCGAGGAAGGCGTGGGAGGACTTCGTCGGCGTCCCCTACTCGGCCGACCTCGGCACACCGGACGCCAACCCCGGTGACATCGCCACGGCGGTGGACGACGCCAAGAGCCCGAAACTAGGCCGCCTCGCGGTCGTGGGAGGAGCAGCGAATGACGACGCGTGAGGAAGCCGCCCGCGCGATGGGCGTCGCGCCGCGCGAGGTTAACTCCGTCACCGACACCCAGGACGGCGCCGTGGCGCTGATGGCCAGCGGCGCGCGCCGCCTCATCGGCGATGACGGCTACTACGCCCTCGACGACCACGCCGACAACGCCCACCTGCGCCGGGCCGAGCTGACGGAACCGGACATCGGGGGTCCGGATGCCGACGGCCAGGACGACGCACCCGAACAGGTGCCGGACGGCACCGTCGAGCAGGTCATGACCTGGGTCGGTGAGGACGCCGGGCGTGCGCGGGCCGCACTGGAGGCCGAGGAATCCCGGCCGAGCCCGCGCAAGAGCCTGATCACCCGGCTGGAGGAACTGCTGTGACGTACACGACGCACGGTCATTGGATCGGCGCTGGCCCGCCCATCGAGCCCAGCCCGCAGCTCGTCGCCCGGTGCGGCGGGCCGGGGGTCTGTGGGCAGTGCAACCAGGAGGCGGCAACCGCCGCGTTCCATGGCAGCAACTTCCCCGCCAGCATGCCGGTGTGCCCGACCTGCGGTCAGACCGTCATGAGCGTCGTCCGGGTCACCGAGTCGACGTCGGCGCCGGAACGACCCGCGACCGAAGCGATGATCGACGGCGCCCGGTCGTTCGACGACATCCGCGAGCTCGTCCGCCGGGCCCTGCGCGAGCGGCTGCGCTCGGCGCTCGGCTCCGACGTCTACGTCTGGGTGTACATCTCCGACCTCACCACGACCGCCGTGGTGTACGCAGCCGGGGATGACGACCTGTACCAGTGCGACTACATGATCGACGCCGCCGGCGAGGTGACGCTCGGCGACCCGGTCAAGGTGGTCCGCACCTACGCTCCCTCGCCCGCCGGCGCGCCCGCCGCCGAGCCGGACGACGGCGCGGCCGAGCTCGTGGAGACCGACCGTGTCGCGGCCCGCGCCGACGCCCGGGTCATCGAGGCCAAGGGCAGCACGCCGGACGGCGGGCGGATTTACCGGGTGCGGATGATCGAGGCGGGCGACTCCAAGAACGGCCGACGCTACCCGCAGGCCGTGCTGGCGGCAGCCGCCGCTCGGTACGAGGGTGCGAAGGCGTACGACCGGCACCGGGACCTGGCCGAGCTCAAGAGCGGCACGATCGTCGGTTTGGTCGGAGCGTACCGGTCCGTCGAGGCGGCCGACGATGGCCTGTACGCCGACCTGCACCTGCTCCCGTCCGCCACGCACGCCGCCGAGGCCCTTGATGCCGCGCTCGCCGGTCAGGCCGAGGGCCTGGACCCGCTCATCGGTCTCAGCCACGACGTCTACGCGACGTTCAAATCGGTCACCGAGAACGGCGTGCAGCTGCAGGAAGCCACCGCCATCACGAAGGTCAACTCGGTCGACCTGGTCTCGGACCCGGCGGCCGGAGGCAAGGCGTCGCGGGTCGTCGCGAACGTCGACCCCACCGAAACGGGCGCGGAGCCCGACGAAGCAAAGGAGGCACCCGTGCCCGCAACCAAGGAGGAAATCCTCGCCGCGTTCAAGGACGCGACCGACGAGGAGCTCGCGGCGGTCGGCCTGGCCAAGGCCGCCACCACCGAGACCACCACGCCCACGCCGCCCGCGCCGCCCAAGCAGGAGGAGCAGAAGGCCGTCGAGGTCGCCCAGCCCAAGGGCAGCTTCCTCGGGCAGCTACTCATCCGGTCCAAGGTCGAGGACGCCGGCCTGCCCGCCTCGGCGGTCGAGGCGGTCGCCGCGGCCCTGCCCGACATGGTGACCGAGAGCGCGGTGGACGCGCAGATCGCCACGGTGAAGTCGGGCCTGGCGATCCTGGAGCGCGCCTCCCTCACCCCGACGGTGACGGTGAAGGTGACACAGGAGGACCGCGACAAGAAGGTCGCGGCGCTGGACTCGTTCTTCTCGGGGAACTTCTCCGAGGGCTTCAACAGCTTCCGGCAGGCGTTCGTCGAAATCACCGGCCGCCAGCCGAAGAGCTGGGACGAGGACTTCTCGCGCACGATGCTCCGCGAGTCCTTCGGCGGCGGCTTCGACTCGGGATTCCGGGCCGAGGAGTCGCTCGACTCCGGCTCGTGGGCGCAGGTGCTCGGCGACTCGATCACCCGGCGCATGATGGCGATGTACCAGCTGCCGAACCTGCAGTCCTGGCGGCGGGTCGTCTCCAGCATCGTGCCGGTGAACGACTTCCGCACCCAGCGGATCGGCCGGATCGGCGGCTACGGATCCCTGCCGGTCGTCAACGAAGGCGCGCCGTACCAGCCCCTCACCTCTCCCGGGGACGAGGAGGCCACCTACGCGATCAACAAGAAGGGTGGCACGGAGGATCTGACCCTGGAGATGATCGCCAACGACGACGTGCGGAAGATCTCCCAGATCCCCACCAAGCTCGGCCGGGCGGCGGCGCAGACCCTGCTCCGGTTCGTCTGGGGCTTCCTGTCCACCAACGCGACCTGCACCTACGACGGCACCGCGCTGTTCCACGCCAGCCACGGCAACAACATCACCACCTCGGTGCTGTCGCAGTCCGCGCTCACCGTCGCCCGCAGGCGGATGCGCGAGCAGGTCGCCTACGGCGACCCCAACGAGGTCCTCGACAACACTCCGCGCCTGCTCATCGTCCCCTCCGCGCTGGAGGAGCTCGCCTGGACGCTGGTGACCTCCGCGGTGTCGGTCGGCGCCGCCACCACCGACGCCGAGCTGTCGCGCACGGCGCCGAACCTGCACCAGAGCATGGAGTTTCTCGTGCTGTCGTTCCTGACCGACCCCTCGGACTGGTTCCTGTCGGCCGACCCGCAGGCCGTGCCGACCTTGGAGATCGGCTTCTACCTCGGCCGCCAGGACCCGGAGCTGTTCACGCAGGCCGACGCCACCTCAGGGTCGATGTTCAACGCCGACAAGATGACGCTGAAGATCCGCCACATCTACTCCGGCACGATCCTGGACCACCGCGGCCTGTACGCCGGCTACGGCGTCGCCTGACCTTCGACCATCACGACCACCAGGAGCACATCGTGACGCAGCTCAAGGAGCTCAGCGGCGACCTGATCTTCCCGATCCCCGTCCCCGGCCAGTCGACCGCCGCCACACCGGATGAGTTCACGGGGATCATCGCCCCGTTCAACATGAAGATCACCGCCGTGCGGTGGATCCCCAAGGGGGCCGTCACCGCCAACGGCACCAACTACTTCACCCTCACCCTGCGCAACCGCAAGGCCGACGCCTCCGGCACCGCGCAGCCGGCCACCCGCTCCTACGCCGCCACCAACAGCTCGGCCCTGGTGCCAGAGTCCATGACCCTGTCCGCCACGGCCGCGGACCTGAACATCGCGGCCGGGGACCACCTCACCGTCGAGAAGCTCGTCACCGCGTCGGGGCTGGCGATGCCCGCCGGCACCGTCCAGGTGTACGCGCAGGCCCGATGATGGCGCTGGTCCGCCCAGTCCCGCTGACCGGCTCCGACCAGCCCGTCAGCGCGACCCCGGCCATCTACCGCGGGTTCACCGTCCGCGAGACCGCCGGCGCCACGGCCGTGGTGCGGATCTTCGACCACGCCTCCGCGGCCTCAGGCACGGTCCTGGAGGAGATCACGCTCGCGGCGAACGGGTCGGCCCGCGAGCTGTACGGAGCCGGCTTGTTGACCACGAACGGCATCTACGTCCAGATCGTCTCCGGGGCTGTGTCCGGCAGCATCAGGATCGGCTGAGGAAGGAAACACGTGAGCGACATCGCACGTGCCGTCGAAGGAGTGGCGGTCGGCGTGGGCACCGCGCTGACCGACGCACTCCATGGCACCACACGCTGGCTGGTCGAGCGATGGGACGCCGAGCAGACAACCTGGGTTCGGCGCCGCTCGGGCCTGGCTGCGCCGGCGGGCGCCGACTTCGCCCGGCTCGGAGTTAGGCCGTACGCCACCTCGGAGGTGATGGGCAACCTCATCACCAACAACGGCTGGACGCGCCTGATGAACCTGCTGACCAACCAGGGCGGCACGCAGGCCCTGGACGCCACGCACGTGCGCATCGGCGTGGGCAACTCCAACACGGCCGAGGCGTACACCGACACCGACCTCGCCGCGGCGGCGGGCGCCTCGAACCGCTACTTCCAGCCGGTGTCCGGCGCGGGCACGCTCGGCACCAGGACGTTGAGCTTCGCGGCCACGTTCGGCACGGCCGACGGCAACTTCGCCTGGAATGAGTTCGGGCTCGACATCACCTCGGGCACGGCGGCGGGCGGCACTACCGTGGGCGCGACGCTGTTCAACAGGAAAGCCGGTATCGCGCAGGGCACCAAGGCGTCCGGCCAGACCTGGACGGCCACGGCCACCCTGACCTTCACCTAAGCGGGAGGGGAGCATGGCCTACCTCGACCAGGCCGCGCTGGCCGCCGACGCCAACTTCCAACT containing:
- a CDS encoding phage major capsid protein — translated: MTYTTHGHWIGAGPPIEPSPQLVARCGGPGVCGQCNQEAATAAFHGSNFPASMPVCPTCGQTVMSVVRVTESTSAPERPATEAMIDGARSFDDIRELVRRALRERLRSALGSDVYVWVYISDLTTTAVVYAAGDDDLYQCDYMIDAAGEVTLGDPVKVVRTYAPSPAGAPAAEPDDGAAELVETDRVAARADARVIEAKGSTPDGGRIYRVRMIEAGDSKNGRRYPQAVLAAAAARYEGAKAYDRHRDLAELKSGTIVGLVGAYRSVEAADDGLYADLHLLPSATHAAEALDAALAGQAEGLDPLIGLSHDVYATFKSVTENGVQLQEATAITKVNSVDLVSDPAAGGKASRVVANVDPTETGAEPDEAKEAPVPATKEEILAAFKDATDEELAAVGLAKAATTETTTPTPPAPPKQEEQKAVEVAQPKGSFLGQLLIRSKVEDAGLPASAVEAVAAALPDMVTESAVDAQIATVKSGLAILERASLTPTVTVKVTQEDRDKKVAALDSFFSGNFSEGFNSFRQAFVEITGRQPKSWDEDFSRTMLRESFGGGFDSGFRAEESLDSGSWAQVLGDSITRRMMAMYQLPNLQSWRRVVSSIVPVNDFRTQRIGRIGGYGSLPVVNEGAPYQPLTSPGDEEATYAINKKGGTEDLTLEMIANDDVRKISQIPTKLGRAAAQTLLRFVWGFLSTNATCTYDGTALFHASHGNNITTSVLSQSALTVARRRMREQVAYGDPNEVLDNTPRLLIVPSALEELAWTLVTSAVSVGAATTDAELSRTAPNLHQSMEFLVLSFLTDPSDWFLSADPQAVPTLEIGFYLGRQDPELFTQADATSGSMFNADKMTLKIRHIYSGTILDHRGLYAGYGVA
- a CDS encoding phage terminase small subunit P27 family yields the protein MMAAPKPKPPALKLIEGRAPGRDSGGRSVKPSPGFVRLPPDAPDWLPEEARAEWERVVPELARLQLTKPVDRAALTAYVLTWDRLVRAQKEMLADGGSVLGRNSQGRVRHPAVAVIEAASKELRSWCAEFGFTPSAENRLSTPEADDGEEDNPFA
- a CDS encoding terminase large subunit — protein: MARKTTRSPEVQLPPQEELKRLKLSPEVAHYLITRGIPLPTCPPLFKTPEPGELLATARFDGERVDKVIAAFRRLRHTQGQWAGRPLNPDPWQVAYILAPVFGWVKRNRARRWVRVVRVLYVEVPRKNGKTTTCGGIAIYLTAADGEQGAQVVAAATTADQANFVFAPIKQIAERSPALKPYVKALAKKIIHKATGSYFAVVSSAADAQHGANIHGAVVDELHLHKSPELVEAIETGTGSREQPLVAKITTADDGKPNTIYARTRKRIEELARRVIKHPATYGVVFAAAESEEHLRELGLDPFGTEAMRRANPGFGISPTQEYLETKASEARQDPAALATYLRLHLGIRTKQVTKYIALSDWDTSAGLVDEAALAGRRAHGGLDLSNVEDITALCWVFPEAGGDSYQVVWRFWLPEDQLKVLNKRTAGSAEVWAREGWLKLTPGNVIDNDAIVKQIDEDAQKFRVVTVGYDRWGATDVVRRLGDGGLTCVPISQGIASMNEPLKSTLRLVKGGRLLHGGNPVMRWMVDNLAVVSDSSGNVKPDKANSGDKIDGVSALMNALKEAMAVQEAEKAPPATAPAPPPGDDRNLWRPSERLTI